A genome region from Camelina sativa cultivar DH55 chromosome 10, Cs, whole genome shotgun sequence includes the following:
- the LOC104718857 gene encoding F-box/LRR-repeat protein 4-like isoform X1, producing the protein MRGQDRINNTLPEELILEIFRRLESKPSRDACSLVCKRWLSLERFSRTTLRIGASISPEEFFSLSRRFLHITSIHVDERLSVTLPSLSPSPTRKRGRNSSSPSSSSKRKKLNGKTQSVAENVESCSLADAGLTALANGFPRLENLSLIWCPNVSSFGMCSLAEKCASLRSLDLQGCFVGDQGLAAVGKFCKQLEDLNLRFCEGVTDVGFIDLVVGRANSLKSIRVAASAKITDLSMEAVGSHCKLLEVLFLDSECIHDKGLIAVAQGCNRLKDLSLQCVLLTDKAFSAVGDLCTSLERLALYSFQHFSDKGMRAIGKGCKMLKNLSLSDCSFLSCKGLEAIANGCKELTRVEINGCHNIGTHGLEAIGKSCSRLNELALLYCQRIGNSALQEIGKGCKSLEILHLVDCSGIGDNAMCSIAKGCRNLKKLHIRRCYEIGNKGIIAVGKHCKSLTELSVRFCDKVGDEALIAIGKGCSLQQLNVSGCNHISDAGILAIAKGCPQLTHLDISVLQNIGDMALAELGEGCPMLKDLVLSHCHNITDTGLNHLVQNCTLLESCHMVYCPGITSAGVATVVSSCPHIKKVLIEKWKVSDRTTRRAGSVISYLCMDL; encoded by the exons ATGAGAGGTCAGGATCGGATAAACAATACCTTACCGGAGGAACTAATCCTCGAGATATTCCGACGACTTGAATCGAAACCCAGCCGCGACGCTTGCTCTCTCGTCTGCAAACGATGGCTATCCCTCGAGCGCTTTAGCCGCACCACGCTTCGTATCGGTGCTTCCATTTCTCCCGaagaattcttctctctctctcgccgttTCCTCCATATTACCTCTATCCATGTCGACGAGCGTCTCTCCGTCACCCTCCCTTCCCTCTCTCCTTCCCCc ACGAGAAAACGTGGGAGGAACAGTTCGTCCCCTTCTTCGTCAAGTAAGCGTAAGAAATTGAATGGTAAGACACAGTCTGTTGCTGAGAACGTCGAGTCTTGCAGCTTGGCTGATGCAGGCTTGACTGCTCTTGCCAATGGATTTCCAAGATTAGAAAACTTGAGCTTGATATGGTGCCCTAATGTTTCAAGTTTTGGTATGTGTTCCCTCGCTGAGAAGTGTGCTTCACTTAGATCTCTGGATTTACAG GGTTGCTTTGTTGGAGATCAAGGCTTAGCAGCTGTTGGAAAGTTTTGTAAGCAACTCGAAGATCTAAACCTGCGTTTTTGCGAAGGCGTAACTGATGTTGGATTTATTGATCTAGTTGTTGGCCGTGCCAATTCCTTGAAGTCTATACGTGTTGCTGCCTCAGCTAAAATAACAGATTTATCTATGGAAGCAGTTGGTTCTCACTGTAAATTACTtgaggttttgtttttggattctgAATGCATCCATGATAAAGGATTGATAGCAGTGGCTCAGGGATGTAACCGTTTGAAAGATCTGAGTCTTCAATGTGTTCTTCTGACGGATAAGGCGTTTAGCGCAGTGGGAGACCTGTGTACTTCATTGGAGCGATTGGCTTTGTATAGCTTTCAGCATTTTAGTGACAA GGGCATGCGGGCCATCGGTAAAGGGTGTAAAATGTTGAAGAATCTCTCTCTAAGTGATTGCAGCTTTCTGAGTTGCAAAGGTTTAGAAGCTATTGCTAATGGTTGCAAAGAGCTTACGCGTGTAGAAATTAATGGATGCCACAACATTGGTACCCATGGACTAGAGGCAATTGGAAAATCTTGCTC GCGCCTCAATGAGTTAGCTTTATTGTATTGCCAAAGGATTGGTAATTCTGCTCTTCAAGAA ATTGGAAAAGGCTGTAAATCCCTAGAAATACTTCACTTAGTAGACTGCTCAGGCATTGGAGACAATGCAATGTGCAGCATTGCTAAAGGCTGTCGCAACCTCAAGAAACTCCATATCCGCAGATGCTACGAG aTTGGAAACAAAGGAATTATAGCTGTTGGAAAGCACTGCAAATCACTAACCGAGCTTAGTGTCCGGTTTTGCGATAA AGTTGGAGATGAAGCATTAATCGCCATTGGAAAAGGTTGTTCCTTGCAACAACTAAACGTAAGTGGTTGCAATCACATCAGCGATGCTGGAATATTAGCAATCGCCAAAGGGTGTCCTCAACTTACTCACCTCGACATTAGTGTTCTTCAG AACATTGGAGACATGGCATTGGCAGAGCTTGGAGAAGGATGTCCTATGCTGAAAGACTTGGTCTTGTCCCATTGCCACAATATAACAGACACTGGTCTGAATCATCTTGTACAGAACTGCACACTTTTGGAGAGTTGTCACATGGTTTACTGTCCTGGGATCACATCGGCTGGAGTGGCTACTGTCGTCTCGAGCTGTCCACACATCAAAAAGGTATTGATAGAGAAATGGAAAGTGAGCGATAGGACAACAAGGAGAGCTGGATCGGTTATCTCTTATCTCTGTATGGATCTGTAG
- the LOC104718857 gene encoding F-box/LRR-repeat protein 4-like isoform X2, with amino-acid sequence MRGQDRINNTLPEELILEIFRRLESKPSRDACSLVCKRWLSLERFSRTTLRIGASISPEEFFSLSRRFLHITSIHVDERLSVTLPSLSPSPTRKRGRNSSSPSSSSKRKKLNGKTQSVAENVESCSLADAGLTALANGFPRLENLSLIWCPNVSSFGMCSLAEKCASLRSLDLQGCFVGDQGLAAVGKFCKQLEDLNLRFCEGVTDVGFIDLVVGRANSLKSIRVAASAKITDLSMEAVGSHCKLLEVLFLDSECIHDKGLIAVAQGCNRLKDLSLQCVLLTDKAFSAVGDLCTSLERLALYSFQHFSDKGMRAIGKGCKMLKNLSLSDCSFLSCKGLEAIANGCKELTRVEINGCHNIGTHGLEAIGKSCSRLNELALLYCQRIGNSALQEIGKGCKSLEILHLVDCSGIGDNAMCSIAKGCRNLKKLHIRRCYEIGNKGIIAVGKHCKSLTELSVRFCDKVGDEALIAIGKGCSLQQLNVSGCNHISDAGILAIAKGCPQLTHLDISVLQNIGDMALAELGEGCPMLKDLVLSHCHNITDTGLNHLVQNCTLLESCHMVYCPGITSAGVATVVSSCPHIKKVLIEKWKVSDRTTRRAGSVISYLCMDL; translated from the exons ATGAGAGGTCAGGATCGGATAAACAATACCTTACCGGAGGAACTAATCCTCGAGATATTCCGACGACTTGAATCGAAACCCAGCCGCGACGCTTGCTCTCTCGTCTGCAAACGATGGCTATCCCTCGAGCGCTTTAGCCGCACCACGCTTCGTATCGGTGCTTCCATTTCTCCCGaagaattcttctctctctctcgccgttTCCTCCATATTACCTCTATCCATGTCGACGAGCGTCTCTCCGTCACCCTCCCTTCCCTCTCTCCTTCCCCc ACGAGAAAACGTGGGAGGAACAGTTCGTCCCCTTCTTCGTCAAGTAAGCGTAAGAAATTGAATGGTAAGACACAGTCTGTTGCTGAGAACGTCGAGTCTTGCAGCTTGGCTGATGCAGGCTTGACTGCTCTTGCCAATGGATTTCCAAGATTAGAAAACTTGAGCTTGATATGGTGCCCTAATGTTTCAAGTTTTGGTATGTGTTCCCTCGCTGAGAAGTGTGCTTCACTTAGATCTCTGGATTTACAG GGTTGCTTTGTTGGAGATCAAGGCTTAGCAGCTGTTGGAAAGTTTTGTAAGCAACTCGAAGATCTAAACCTGCGTTTTTGCGAAGGCGTAACTGATGTTGGATTTATTGATCTAGTTGTTGGCCGTGCCAATTCCTTGAAGTCTATACGTGTTGCTGCCTCAGCTAAAATAACAGATTTATCTATGGAAGCAGTTGGTTCTCACTGTAAATTACTtgaggttttgtttttggattctgAATGCATCCATGATAAAGGATTGATAGCAGTGGCTCAGGGATGTAACCGTTTGAAAGATCTGAGTCTTCAATGTGTTCTTCTGACGGATAAGGCGTTTAGCGCAGTGGGAGACCTGTGTACTTCATTGGAGCGATTGGCTTTGTATAGCTTTCAGCATTTTAGTGACAA GGGCATGCGGGCCATCGGTAAAGGGTGTAAAATGTTGAAGAATCTCTCTCTAAGTGATTGCAGCTTTCTGAGTTGCAAAGGTTTAGAAGCTATTGCTAATGGTTGCAAAGAGCTTACGCGTGTAGAAATTAATGGATGCCACAACATTGGTACCCATGGACTAGAGGCAATTGGAAAATCTTGCTC GCGCCTCAATGAGTTAGCTTTATTGTATTGCCAAAGGATTGGTAATTCTGCTCTTCAAGAAATTGGAAAAGGCTGTAAATCCCTAGAAATACTTCACTTAGTAGACTGCTCAGGCATTGGAGATAATGCAATGTGCAGCATTGCTAAAGGGTGTCGCAACCTCAAGAAACTCCATATCCGCAGATGCTACGAG attGGAAACAAAGGAATTATAGCTGTTGGAAAGCACTGCAAATCACTAACCGAGCTTAGTGTCCGGTTTTGCGATAA AGTTGGAGATGAAGCATTAATCGCCATTGGAAAAGGTTGTTCCTTGCAACAACTAAACGTAAGTGGTTGCAATCACATCAGCGATGCTGGAATATTAGCAATCGCCAAAGGGTGTCCTCAACTTACTCACCTCGACATTAGTGTTCTTCAG AACATTGGAGACATGGCATTGGCAGAGCTTGGAGAAGGATGTCCTATGCTGAAAGACTTGGTCTTGTCCCATTGCCACAATATAACAGACACTGGTCTGAATCATCTTGTACAGAACTGCACACTTTTGGAGAGTTGTCACATGGTTTACTGTCCTGGGATCACATCGGCTGGAGTGGCTACTGTCGTCTCGAGCTGTCCACACATCAAAAAGGTATTGATAGAGAAATGGAAAGTGAGCGATAGGACAACAAGGAGAGCTGGATCGGTTATCTCTTATCTCTGTATGGATCTGTAG
- the LOC104718859 gene encoding BI1-like protein, with product MEKPYGYASVSMTGIDRDRKDIDLEMGVGEATLYPGLSYGENQLRWGFIRKVYGILSAQLLLTTLISAVVVLNPPVNDLLTGSPGILLFLCIVPFILIWPLHIYHQKHPVNLILLALFTVSLSFTVGVSCAMTEGRIVLQALILTLSVVGSLTAYTFWAAKKGKDFSFLGPILFTSLIILVVTSFIQMFFPLGPTSIAVYGGISALVFCGYIVYDTDNLIKRFTYDEYILASVALYLDILNLFLTILRVLRQGDN from the exons ATGGAGAAACCGTACGGATACGCGAGCGTGAGCATGACCGGCATAGATCGAGATCGGAAAGATATTGATCTTGAGATGGGAGTCGGAGAAGCGACGCTTTACCCAGGGCTAAGCTACGGCGAGAATCAGCTCCGTTGGGGTTTTATCCGTAAAGTCTATGGGATTCTCTCTGCTCAGCTTCTCCTCACCACGCTTATCTCCGCCGTCGTTGTTCTTAATCCTCCTGTTAACGATCTCTTGACCGGATCTCCTGGgattcttctcttcctttgcaTCGTCCCCTTCATCT TAATCTGGCCTCTTCACATTTACCATCAGAAACATCCTGTTAACCTGATCCTCCTTGCCCTGTTCACTGTCTCTTTGAGTTTCACTGTTGGTGTCAGTTGTGCTATGACAGAAG GAAGAATCGTCCTTCAAGCTTTGATATTGACATTGTCTGTGGTCGGGTCTCTAACCGCATACACTTTCTGGGCTGCGAAGAAAGGAAAAGACTTCAGCTTCCTTGGACCCATTCTCTTCACCAGCCTCATCATTCTTGTAGTGACAAGCTTCATCCAG ATGTTCTTCCCTCTTGGCCCGACATCTATTGCCGTATATGGAGGAATCAGCGCATTGGTATTCTGCGGATACATAGTCTACGACACCGACAACCTCATCAAGCGTTTCACATATGACGAATACATCCTCGCATCAGTGGCTCTCTACTTGGACATCCTCAACCTCTTCTTGACCATATTGCGTGTGCTGAGGCAAGGTGACAACTGA
- the LOC104718860 gene encoding glycine-rich cell wall structural protein-like, whose translation MFDITTMRITKTGAPFVTNYAGKHAVLLIITLLLFKCTTVVSGGGAHVGSGGHAHLGGALSVGGGHASVGGGHVSAGGGGHVSAGGGGHASVGGGHAIEGGGGHASVGGGHATEEGGHAVGGGGGHGEEEGGHGIGRGVGMVHRPAKRNGGSALVTPFADRFATAFLIIVFFL comes from the coding sequence ATGTTTGATATTACCACCATGAGAATCACGAAGACTGGAGCACCCTTTGTTACCAATTATGCCGGGAAACACGCCGTCCTCCTAATCATCACGTTACTTCTATTCAAGTGTACCACTGTGGTTTCCGGAGGCGGCGCTCACGTTGGAAGTGGAGGCCATGCTCATTTAGGAGGCGCTCTCAGTGTAGGAGGAGGCCATGCTAGTGTGGGAGGTGGTCATGTTAGTGCAGGAGGAGGAGGCCATGTTAGTGCAGGAGGAGGAGGCCATGCTAGTGTAGGAGGTGGTCATGCTattgaaggaggaggaggccaTGCTAGTGTAGGGGGTGGTCATGCTACTGAAGAGGGAGGCCATGCTGTTGGAGGCGGTGGCGgtcatggagaagaagaaggtggacaTGGGATCGGAAGAGGCGTCGGTATGGTTCATCGACCAGCGAAGAGGAACGGAGGCTCTGCACTAGTGACTCCCTTTGCCGATAGATTTGCAACTGCTTTCTTGAtcatcgttttttttctttaa
- the LOC104718861 gene encoding senescence/dehydration-associated protein At4g35985, chloroplastic-like, producing the protein MSFFRSKTSRNGAKPSSYNGQEQEDAMYSSNRTVSDEVLLKIDGCRAHLIDGSEAVELAAGDFELVQVFDNGVALAMVVRIGNDLQWPVIKDEPVVKLDSRDYLFTLPVKDGEPLSYGVTFFPIDENDVVFLNSVELLDDYLRENSCFSSSSSSSSSSGVKNGIDWKEFAPKVEDYNNVVSKAIAGGTGQIIKGMFKCSNAYTNQVHKGGEVMITKAEKKSGKSSQRQATTNKNQINKNLHRVRRLSRATEKLSKTMLNGVGVVSGSVMGPVVKSKPGKAFFSMVPGEVLLASLDALNKLLDAAEAAERQTLSATSKATTKMVSERLGESAGDATRDVLGTVGHAAGTAWNVFNIRKAFSPSSSVTSGILKNASRK; encoded by the exons atgagtttttttagaTCAAAGACTTCAAGAAATGGAGCAAAACCATCTTCGTATAAtggacaagaacaagaagacgcCATGTACTCATCGAACAGAACAGTGAGTGATGAAGTGTTACTAAAGATTGATGGATGCAGAGCTCATCTCATCGACGGATCCGAAGCGGTGGAGCTCGCCGCCGGAGACTTCGAGCTTGTTCAAGTTTTTGACAACGGCGTGGCTTTAGCTATGGTCGTGAGGATTGGAAATGACTTACAATGGCCTGTGATTAAAGACGAGCCAGTGGTGAAACTCGATTCACGTGACTACCTCTTCACGTTGCCGGTTAAAGACGGAGAGCCACTTAGCTACGGGGTCACCTTCTTCCCCATAGatgaaaacgacgtcgttttcttGAACAGTGTCGAGTTGTTAGACGATTACTTGAGAGAGAACTCGTGTttctcttcgtcttcgtcttcgtcttcttcttcgggtGTTAAGAATGGAATTGATTGGAAAGAGTTTGCGCCTAAGGTTGAAGATTATAATAATGTTGTGTCTAAAGCTATAGCAGGAGGTACAGGGCAAATCATTAAAGGGATGTTTAAATGCAGTAATGCTTACACTAATCAG GTTCATAAAGGAGGTGAGGTTATGATTACAAAGGCTGAGAAGAAGAGTGGTAAGTCGTCACAAAGACAAGCAACCACAAACAAGAATCAAATCAATAAGAATCTTCATCG AGTGAGGAGGTTGTCGAGAGCGACCGAGAAATTGAGCAAGACGATGTTGAATGGTGTGGGAGTGGTGAGTGGCTCGGTGATGGGTCCAGTTGTAAAGTCTAAGCCAGGGAAAGCTTTTTTCTCAATGGTACCAGGGGAGGTTCTTTTGGCTTCACTTGATGCTCTTA atAAACTACTAGACGCTGCTGAAGCTGCAGAGAGACAAACTCTTTCTGCTACGTCCAAGGCTACTACCAAAATGGTTAGCGAGAG GTTGGGTGAGAGCGCAGGGGATGCCACGAGAGATGTGCTAGGCACGGTGGGACACGCAGCCGGGACTGCTTGGAATGTCTTCAATATCCGCAAAGCTTTCTCTCCTTCCTCGTCAGTCACATCCGGGATCCTAAAAAATGCTTCACGAAAGTGA